The sequence TTCTTATTATTATCACGAACCTTTTTTATAAAGACAAAGGGCACATGATTGAGAAAAAGGAAAGCTCAAAAAACGATCATTGAGCGTGATTGGGGGACCTAGGATATGAATCCCCTGTTTCTCtctaaacatatttttttcccAAATTATTATCGACATTTTAGCATTCTTTACGCAAAATTGCATGTTATCCTAATTAAGATAATAGTTCAATAGTATTCTGTATTCATATGTTGATTCTATTGAAACAATATTAACGTCACATGTACTAATAAATATCCGTCCATAGGAACTATAAACAAGTTTTGGTGTTAGTGTTACGTACGTGACATATCAAAATTAATTGGTATGAGTAATGAGATgctcagatttaaaaatatagtatagatatatatgAACAACGCAATGATTTATAACTCTTTTCATTTATGGAGCAAAACATTGgatgaaataaatatatgtaataATCTGATTACTCGCTTTTTCTCACCAAAACGGTGACGTCCATAAAATATATGCAATTTGCAAAAGTTATTGCGACATAATTGCTAGAGAAGTGGTGAGCAGCCACAATCTTACTCATATAATGATGTTTACATTGATAATAACATGTACTTGTAATTCTTTTATGAAGCATTCAATTGCAAATAAAAGCAACTGCctaatattacttattatttttcagtttaAGATTGGTGATAAAGCAAGGGCTTATGACGTCGGGATGATTGTAATGTCAACTCAAATTATCATATTTGTTGGGCTTTGACCCAATTTATCTTTTTATATCTCAGCCCACTACCAAAAGTCCCTTTTAGTTTTCTCCCTAACCACCCTAATAACTATTGTGTGTACTCTTTTCTTCTTCTACGGCTGAGAAGTCTTCTTTCTGCATGAGACAAGGGGCTGCCGATAGCACCCATTTTTTCCATGATTTTGGGCGACTGAAATCTTGGTAAGTAGCTCtttttctatatatatggtaGAGCAGTCGATTGCTAGAGTTAGGGAGACAGATAGAGATTGAGATCTGAGTTGAGCTTCAGCGTGTCTTACCTCTTCCGGTGACTGAGTGTCATCTCTTTGCTTTGTGCTTTGTGCGGTTCTGTGTGAACCTATCTCGAGCGTGGGATTGAGTTTCTACTGTGAGATTAGTGTGAGATTAGGAGGGCAGTGAGCATCAGGAGTGGGAATCCTTTGGTATTCGTCATAGATTGCTGGAAAATAGGAGAAGGCGTAGCGTCTGAGCCCTGGAAGTATCGAGTATATTACGTTGCTTGTGGCTTCTTGTTATTGGCTTGCTCTGCTTTTTTCTTCCTGTTGTGCAGATTATTAACAAGCAACAAGATGGCCAACTGGACAACGAAGAGGACGGATAcctaacagtggtatcagagccactggTTCGTCGCCGAGCCGCCTGGACAGCCGCCGCCATCGCTGGACAGCAGCCGCCGTCGCTGGACAGCCCACTTTCCGTCATCGCCGTGAGCTTGTTGCTGTCACCGCCGTGAGCTCGTTGGCCTTACTGATTCGTGGAATCGAAACTCTAAGTAAGGGAGTTTCGCTCTGGTATATTTGCTTGACCTTGAACCTCTTTTATTGCATTAGTAGTAGCCGCTAACCGCGGTTTAGGTTCTGGGATTACGTGCTGGTAGAACATAGGATTTATTTGTGTGATTGATTACTGTTGTGTTTCAatcttctaaaaatatttatatccgCTGCGTTCTCTATGCTTTGTGCGATTTTACAGATTTCTTTGTGAAAATCTGTTGTGTGTGTTTTCTGTGTGAAAACTTGTTGGTTTTGCTTTTGTGTTTTTCTGTGTGAAAAAAAAATGGCTTTGACTGGTTATAATCTCCAACCGTTTAATGGGAAAACGGATTTTTCAATTTGGCAGCAGAAAATTAAAGGGATTGTGATTCAACAAAAAGTTTTCAAAGCAATAAATTTGTCATATTCTGCTGATGAAAAGGCTGAGAAAAAAAGCTGAAATAGATGAGTTTGCTTATTCGTCTATTATCTTGAACTTGTCTGACTCGGTGTTAAGAAAAGTTGGTAAACTAAAATCTGCTAAGGAACTTTGGGAAAAATTAGAAGAACTTTATACTGAAAATTCGTTGCCCAGTAAATTGTTTTTGCTTGATAAATTTTTCCGGTTCAAACTTGATTTAGAAAAAGACATTGACGAGAATATTGATGTGTTTACCAAATTAGTTCAAGATATTAAGCAAACCgaagatatatatattgatgaatATACACCTATTGTTCTTTTAAATGTTATTCCTGATTCTTACATTGATGTTAAATCTGCTATTAAATATGGTAGAGATCAGATAACTTTAGATAATGTTGTGAATAGCTTGAAATGCAAAGAAATAGATTTAAAGGCTAATAAGGGTGATAATAATTCTGGAGAAGCTATGTTTGTCAGAGAAAAGTCTAAAAATAGATTCCAGTCGAGACCTAAGAATAGAAAATGCTACAACTGTGGTGAAATTGGTCATTACATGAAAGATTGTTCTAGGCCTAAGCAAAATCAAAACCAAAACAAAGATTGTCAAAAAGAATATGATGAGCATGTTAATATGGCTTCTTGTAGTGAAAACATGGGTGATGTTTTTATGGTGACTGAGATAGATGATGTGTCTATGGTGAATTCTGTGCATTCAAGTTCTTTATGTGACAATGAATGGCTTATTGATTTTGCAAGCCCTTTTCATATGTTTccatttaaaaatatgttttctAGTTATGAAGAAGTGAAGCATGTCTATGTTTCTGTGGCAAATAAAAGATTGTGTCAAGTTGCTGGTGTTGGTGATGTCTTATTGAAGTTTGATTTTGGTTATGTGTTAACTTTGAAGAATGTGAGACATGTTCCTGACTTGTGTCACAATTTGATTTCATGTGCTGTTTTGGAAGATGTTGGTTTACAAGGTAGATGGGGGTAATGGGGTCATGAAAATTATGAAAGGGTCAATAGTAATTTTCAACGAtgtgaaaataaaaaacttgAATGTTTGTCATACTGAATCTGAACTTTGTGTTCTTGGTAGAGTTAAATTTCCAAATTCCCCTATTCTCAAACCTGTTACTATTCCAAACAAGGTGGAGCTTTTACCTGTTGAAATGTTTAGATGTTGTTTGAAAATTCTAAACTTTGATGTTGTTGAcagattttttttgtttgtgtgtTGTGTTCTAGCTTATTTTGTGTTTGCTACGTATTGGTTGTTACATTAACTTTGTGTTATGTTGTTGGGGCGATGATGATGGCTATAGGTAACTCTCGTAACCAGTGAACCGACGTTGGGCCAAAAGGtagagatttgttgggttttggCCCAACTCATCTTTTTATATCCCAGCCCACTACCAAAAGTCCCTTCTAGTTTTCTCCCTAACCACCCTAATAACTATTGTGCGTACTCTTTTCTTCTTCTACGGCTGAGAAGTCTTCTTTCTGCATGAGACAAGGGGCTTCCGACAGCACCCATTTTTTCCATGATTTTGGGCGACTGAAATCTTGGTAAGTAGCTttttttctatatatatggtaGAGCAGTCGATTGCTAGAGTTAGGGAGACAAATAGAGATTGAGATTTGAGTTGAGCTTCTGCGTGTCTTACCTCTTCCGGTGACTGAGTGTCATCTCTTTGCTTTGTGCTTTGTGCGGTTCTGTGTGAACCTATCTCGAGCGTGGGATTGAGTTTCTACTGTGAGATTAGTGTGAGATTAGGAGGGCAGTGAGCATCAGGAGTGGGAATCCTTTGGTCTTCATCGTAGATTGCTGGAGAATAGGAGAAGGCGTAGCGTCTGAGCCCCGGAAGTATCGAGTATATTACGTTGCTTGTGGCTTCTTGTTATTGGCTTGCTCTGCTTTATTCTTCCTGTTGTGCAGATTATTAACAAGCAACAAGATGACCAACTGAACAACGAAGAGGACGGATACCTAACAATATTCTAAacatataaacagtaaaattaaaaacaaaaaacatgTCTGATTTTAATACAAAATGTCCCACAAATAATTTAGTGAGAcgaattttatatcaactcgATTCAAGAAAAATATCACCTTTTCAGCTACaattatcatttttatttttaaatattgatCAAATCGACTCATTGTACACATGGGCGCTCCATTAGGGGCAAGGGAGGGCAGCCGCCCTCCCTTGATTTTCTTTTTTAAGACCCTTAcatgtaaaataaatttataatttatgagTATAGATTATGAACCAAATACGAAAATACAAGAGAGGGGCAAAAAACCTtagttattttttgttatttaatgtGTGTAAAGTGATCCGAAAATTTGTGgctcataattttttaaaaattgaaacCCAAACACTAAGTTTTTAAACCTAAACACAAATGagtttaagtttttttaaacCTGAAAACAAATTGTTGAATCAAGAATTGTTAGCTTACAAGTTTGTgagtttgaatttgattttaacATTCGTAACAACCGcaaagaagaaattttttttttgttgtgaaaattaatacgaatattataaattacttatactgaaaaatatatattttgtagtTTTTCGATTGAagttattaataattttaaaaaactgtcAAGTTGTAGGGGTATATTGTAAGTTAAATTTGAAATCTAACAATATTATTTACATTATTGGAGtactatatttaaattttattatgcaCTCCCTTGATAATATTTATGGATCCGCCCCTGATTGTACACTTGTAGATTACTCAGATCTCTCATTTAAAACCTACTTCGATTTTAATATGATACCAACTTGTcaattctttttaaaaaatttcaattttattaaattaataatcttATCTTATCACAAGATTCAACAatataatgtattaaaaaataaataaaaaaatatagttaatataatataatatttgatttgattgatacatagattataatatatttgacttgattgattaaattttatattaaaatgataaattattattttgtacttttaaaaataaataaaatataaaataatattatttataataaataatataataatttaaattcaatgatttgattgattaagaaaaattattaatgatttgattgatgttaaattaataatgaataggtaaataaataatatggcGAAAAGAACGTGAGAttgaatcaaataaattatacataaattaataataatgtcTACCAAATGGAGCCTAGGTTTATAAAAAGTTTTAACTAATAAACTaatcaataaatataattaactataaaatttaaaaaatgatcTTCAATGCATATCATACCAATTTTGGATATATCATAGAGATCCGGGCCTCAATATAttagtaaaataattattattaatataaaaaataatagaataTCCTTTCTCTTTGCTAAATCGAGCCGCGTACTGCTCTGCATAAAAACAATCCATTTTCTCGGAGTTCTGTCCAACTTCTGCACGCGGTAATAATCGGATCGAATTCAGTTTTTTGGCCTGACAAAACCCTTCTGCTAATTTCCCATTTTGCAAGGTTTTAAGATCTTCTTCCgttgtaaaaattaaaaaaataactcaTGTTTGAAGGTTCtattttttcttgattttgactAGGAAATGGTTTTATATGTTATGGTTAGCCTGGAAAATGATGCGGGACATCTTGCTTTGTTTTGAGTTTCAGGTGAAAGAAAATGGCTCAGATTTTACTTCATGGGACTCTCCATGTGACGATCTATGAAGTGGATAGTCTGGGAAGTGGAGGGGGTGGTAATTTTTTCAGCAAGGTACAAAATGATTGTTCATTTGGTTAAAATCTTTGACCTTTTTCCTTGGATTTCAGtgtttttacattttttttcatGTGGGTTGGCTCTGTTCTTGTAAAGATTTGACTTTTATTCATATAAGTTTAGTTATATGCCATTTGCTTGTGGAATTCGTGAGATGGAGATGGGATCTTGTGAAGCATTTGATAGTTTGATTTGACGCCCTCAGGATCTATAGAGTTTTgatcattttgaatttttgggtaTGGTTGCTGTTTGAATTTTGTTGACTTTGCTCGAACTTGATGTTGACCAAGCTCTCATGGCACCAAAGCTTGATATGGTCTCTAATTGGTCTCTATAGTTGTATGGTTCATGCAAAATTGAATTTTTCGGCCGATCTGTAACCCTGTGCTTGTGGTAAATATGAAGTTCCACCTCCTTCATTGGTTAATTGTTTTTCATCAGCTGAAACAGTTATTCATTATGCAATAATTTAAAGGGAATGTGCATTCGTACTGGTGAAAATTCCACATCTTTATACTTTTTAGAAAATCCTAGGTAATGATGATGCTTTAGCTCAATTAAACTTGCCGAGCAAATTTGTGTTTGATCTTTTCAAATAAGTCATTGATCAGATTGACACAATATTTCTTCGACTGTATTATTGAAAgttcttttgtttctttttcGAGTCTCTGTAGCAATCATCAACATTACTGCAATTGTTCAAGGACTTTATAGAGCTTGCAGATTATAAATTCGTTACTTTTTTACACCTATCAGGAGTGTGCACCCCTTCTTAATGCTCTTTATGTATCTGGATATGTAGCGGATATATATGTTCCTTGTTGATAGTCAAGAACTTGAATTTCTGAATTTATTTTGTCCAGAATGATAGAGTGGTTCTGAGTATAAGTATAACCGCCCCGAAAATCTCGATCTCATTGAAACTCCATCTGTCTTAAATTCTTTATGAAATATAAATTGGGAGTTGGGATTGGGTATTTCTTGACTCCGTAACACGACTGGTAATTCAAAGGAGGATGTATGATCAATATAAGTTGACTGCCTGGTTACCGTGATCAACAACCAGTGAACTGTATCCGAATTTGACAATCAATTTGGAATGATATCAGCTCTACAGGCCTGGTCGTTTCAATAGTTATACTGATATTTGATGAAACTATTAACATTTTCATTAACTTTTTCCTGAGTTGCTGTTTACCATATTGACTGTTGTGTTGATTATTGATCAATATTAATGTTTCTCATTGGTTAATGTTTAAATCAGTTTAAGGAGAACTTTGAGGAAAAGATTGGTTTTGGCAAAGGAACTCAAAAAATTTATGCAACTATTGATTTAGAAAAAGCTAGAGTTGGGAGAACAAAAATCATTGAACACGAACCTAACAACCCTAGGTGGTACGAGTCTTTTCATATTTACTGTGCACATATGGCATCAAATGTGATATTCACTGTCAAAGACGACAATCCCATTGGTGCCACTTTAATCGGAAGAGCTTATGTACCTGTTCCTGAGCTTATGGAAGGAGAAGAAGTGGATAAGTGGGTCGAGATATTGGACAATGACAAGAATCCTATAAGTGAAGGTTCTAAGATCCATGTAAAGTTGCAGTTTTTTGATGTGACTCGAGATCGTAACTGGGCTCGTGGAATTAAAAGTTCCAAATATCCTGGGGTTCCATATACGTTCTTCGCGCAGAGAAAAGCTTGTCGGGTTTCTTTATACCAGGATGCTCATGTGCCGGACCAATTTATTCCGAAGATCCCTCTATCTGGGGGAAATTATTACGAGCCCCACAGATGCTGGGAAGATGTTTTTGATGCGATTACCAATGCAAAACATTTAATCTACATCACTGGATGGTCAGTCTACACGGAAATACCATTGATACGAGACTCTAGGAGGCAAAAGGAAGGAGGTGATACGACTCTGGGTGAGTTGCTTAAGAAGAAAGCAAGTGAAGGCGTGAAGGTTATTATGCTTGTTTGGGATGATAGAACTTCTGTTGGTCTGCTGAAAAAAGATGGTTTGATGGCTACCCATGATGAAGAAACCGAACATTACTTCCAAGGGACGGAAGTGCATTGTGTGCTGTGCCCTCGTAATCCAGATGATGGCGGAAGCTTTGTTCAAGATTTGCAAATTTCTACCATGTTCACTCATCATCAGAAGATTGTTGTGGTGGATAGCAGTTTGCCTAATGGAGAGGAGGAGAGGAGGAGAATTGTGAGTTTTGTTGGGGGTATTGATCTTTGTGATGGGAGATACGACACTCCCTTCCATTCACTTTTCAGGACGCTAGACACCGCCCATCACGATGATTTTCATCAGCCTAATTATACTGGAGCTGTAATAACAAAAGGTGGACCAAGGGAACCCTGGCATGATATTCATTCTCGGTTGGAAGGGCCAATTGCGTGGGATGTTCTCTTTAATTTTGAACAGAGATGGAAGAAGCAAGGTGGGAAGGATATATTACTCAACTTTAGAGATCTGGAGGATGTTATTATTCCTCCATCGCCAGCTACATACCCTGATGATCAAGAGACGTGGAATGTTCAGTTGTTCAGATCTATTGATGGTGGGGCGGCCTTTGGATTCCCTGAAACACCAGAAGATGCTGCCAAAGCAGGTCTGGTTAGTGGAAAAGATAATATAATTGACAGGAGCATTCAAGATGCATATATTCATGCCATACGTCGGGCCAAAGATTTTATTTACATTGAAAATCAGTATTTTCTTGGAAGCTGTTTTGGCTGGGATAGCCATGATATTAAGGTCGAAGATATTGGAGCTCTGCATCTCATTCCTAAGGAACTTTCTTTGAAGATTGTTAGTAAGATTGAGGCTGGAGAAAGGTTCACCGTGTACATTGTTGTTCCTATGTGGCCTGAAGGGATTCCAGAGAGTGCATCTGTTCAGGCTATCTTAGATTGGCAGAGGAGAACAATGGAGATGATGTATAAAGACATAGTTCAAGCCCTTCAAGCTAAAGGGATTGAGGAGGACCCTCGAAATTACTTAACGTTCTTCTGCCTTGGGAATAGAGAGGTCAAGAAAAGTGGCGAATATGAGCCTTCCGAACAACCGGAATCTGATTCAAATTATCTCAAAGCACAGGAGGCTCGCCGTTTTATGATATACGTACATGCCAAGATGATGATAGGTTTGTTATAATTCTGGCTTGATGTTTGAATCTCTCCATAAACTGATTCTTACAGGTTTCTGATAATCTTTTTTGCCTTGCAGTTGACGATGAATACATAATAATTGGATCAGCCAACATCAACCAAAGATCAATGGATGGTGCCAGGGATTCAGAGATAGCCATGGGAGCCTACCAACCCTATCATTTAGCTTCCAGGAAGCCGGCAAGAGGCCAAATCCATGGTTTCCGAATGGCACTATGGTACGAGCATTTGGGCATGCTGGACGAGATGTTTCTTCATCCGGGAAGCGAGGAATGCGCTTTGAAAGTGAATGAGATAGCTGACAAGTATTGGGATCTCTACTCTAGTGAAGAGCTTGAAAGGGATCTTCCTGGTCACTTGCTCCGCTACCCCGTCGGTATCGCCAGTGAAGGCGATATCACAGAGCTTCCTGGAACCGAATTCTTCCCTGATACCAAAGCACGCGTCCTCGGTACAAAGTCTGATTACCTCCCGCCTATCCTTACCACCTAAGATGTGCAACAATGCCATGCATATATTTTGTCATCTTAACGAGCGAGGAACTTTTATTATTTCCTGCGAATAAAACCGTCGTTTTTGTGTGCTATTCTGCGGATATCCTGCTTTACTTCCGCAGGAATGTTGCGTTGATTTTGGTGTTTCGAGTTGTTGTTTAACTGTTTCTGATCTTTATCATAGGCTTGTGACTGAATCCCGATGTGTGTTGAATAGCAAGTTTTCAGTTTTTGCACCTCGAGTTTTCATCTTACTTTTGCATTTTTTTATCATGTATTTTTGTTATGCTGAAGTATGGATTAAATTCGCATTTAAAACCTCATATATCTGAATtctgataaatatatataataatagaaAAATATGGCATAAAAAATCTACGCGTGTATATTATCGTTTGCTTACATTTGTGATTTTGTCCCTTTGATACAAGAATTCAATTTTTGCCTGGTATTTTCTCCTACACGAAATAAGAATCTTGGACCCATTGTCCTTTGTAGGGGCTTAGACAAATAGAAAGTGGGAATCCTATCCGGTTCATAACAAGTTCTCTTCATATAGTTCTTTCTACGCACTCATGAGACTCGAACTCGAGATCTCGTTCTAAAGATACTCGAACTCTTTATCACTCGAAACAAGAAACATCGATATTATTTTGTCTAATATAGTATATTATAAACTCGTTGCCTCTCATTTGATTAGCCTAAACAAAATGGAAGAAGGGGGAAAGGACACGACACAAAAAGTAAGGGAACTAGAAAGAACCAAAGAAATATGATCCAACACTCTACGAAAGATGACACATACGCCACATGTAACAATATCATACGTAACTCTGGAAATAACCTTCGGCACACACGCATGAAGACCATGACTGGATGGTCTCTTTCCAGACTGTTTCTTCTCATTAATTCACCAAAAAGGAAATTTTGATTTGCCGTATACGTGTCCCCTTATAATCCTATACATTGTTTGATCCGTGAGATGAGATAATCAAATACTGGCTTAAGTCTCCAAAAGGTATTCAAGTTGGTGGATTTGCAAGATATTACGTTAGCTCGAGGATTTATTTTTGGATACTAAACGAGAGAAATGGTTGGCttgtaaatatataataaataaaagtatgttttttttaaaaaaaaatgctaaaAATAGAAAGAAAATGATAAACTACCCCACCAAACACTCTAAACCATAGGCaaacaatatatatacatatatatgtataaagaAATAATTGTCGACAAAAATACCAACTCTCAAACAAACCCCACAAGATTTTGATATtcagaaaaaaataagaaaaagggTGTTAGGCCCCCATACATTACAATTCCAGCAAATTGTTTGGGTCTGTGGACTAAAAATGTTGACTTCTCAAGCTCTAGTCCTGGCCACAGCCATGGCTGCCTCCGCTGGCACCATAATCATCTTCAATCTTTTCCAGGAAAGATATTACCCCATTCCCAGAATCCATCATGTCCATGAAAAACAAGCTCTGAAACCTTGTTTATCCCCAGGTAAACGCAGATATatatgggtttttttttttaaaattgatgtttaatttcATGATTCAATTAATCCAGAATTGATTTGCATGTGTAGGTGGGAAGAGGAGGAGGGGGGATGGGAGAAGGAGGAAAAGGGTTCGATTTGCAGAGGATGTGAAAAAGCAGCTGGATTCAACAAGGGACTGGAATGGGAAATTCGGGAAGAAAGTGGGTGAAATTGAGAGAAATATTCCTTGCGGGAGAAATAATATGATGCCTGCGAATCGGGTGGCTTTGTACAGTGGGATTCTCAAGAATCGTTTCCAGAGGATGGAATATTCGTATTGACTCAATTTGATTGGTTTGGATTCATGtatattttctctttttttttttcttttttttttttaaaaaaaaatttggttttcGAAGAATTATATTCTTGTACAGAAAAATGATGGGAAAAACAGAAAAGAAGTGGTTCTTGGATTTTCTCCACCATTTTGTAAATGCAGGAACAAGATTTAATTAGCTCTGAAATCTCCAGTTTTTGGGGTGTATAAATTCGAGAACTTCAtgttacaaaataattaaatatatatata comes from Henckelia pumila isolate YLH828 chromosome 4, ASM3356847v2, whole genome shotgun sequence and encodes:
- the LOC140860139 gene encoding phospholipase D alpha 1; this translates as MAQILLHGTLHVTIYEVDSLGSGGGGNFFSKFKENFEEKIGFGKGTQKIYATIDLEKARVGRTKIIEHEPNNPRWYESFHIYCAHMASNVIFTVKDDNPIGATLIGRAYVPVPELMEGEEVDKWVEILDNDKNPISEGSKIHVKLQFFDVTRDRNWARGIKSSKYPGVPYTFFAQRKACRVSLYQDAHVPDQFIPKIPLSGGNYYEPHRCWEDVFDAITNAKHLIYITGWSVYTEIPLIRDSRRQKEGGDTTLGELLKKKASEGVKVIMLVWDDRTSVGLLKKDGLMATHDEETEHYFQGTEVHCVLCPRNPDDGGSFVQDLQISTMFTHHQKIVVVDSSLPNGEEERRRIVSFVGGIDLCDGRYDTPFHSLFRTLDTAHHDDFHQPNYTGAVITKGGPREPWHDIHSRLEGPIAWDVLFNFEQRWKKQGGKDILLNFRDLEDVIIPPSPATYPDDQETWNVQLFRSIDGGAAFGFPETPEDAAKAGLVSGKDNIIDRSIQDAYIHAIRRAKDFIYIENQYFLGSCFGWDSHDIKVEDIGALHLIPKELSLKIVSKIEAGERFTVYIVVPMWPEGIPESASVQAILDWQRRTMEMMYKDIVQALQAKGIEEDPRNYLTFFCLGNREVKKSGEYEPSEQPESDSNYLKAQEARRFMIYVHAKMMIVDDEYIIIGSANINQRSMDGARDSEIAMGAYQPYHLASRKPARGQIHGFRMALWYEHLGMLDEMFLHPGSEECALKVNEIADKYWDLYSSEELERDLPGHLLRYPVGIASEGDITELPGTEFFPDTKARVLGTKSDYLPPILTT
- the LOC140867416 gene encoding uncharacterized protein, whose amino-acid sequence is MLTSQALVLATAMAASAGTIIIFNLFQERYYPIPRIHHVHEKQALKPCLSPGGKRRRGDGRRRKRVRFAEDVKKQLDSTRDWNGKFGKKVGEIERNIPCGRNNMMPANRVALYSGILKNRFQRMEYSY